AACAAATATGCGCAGTGCTGATAACAACTGGGATTTCTGGACTTTACTTCCCGAGTCACTGCACCAGGTGACAATTACCATGAGCGAAAGAGGAATACCTAAATCTTACCGTCACATGGATGGTTTTGGAAGTCATACTTTCAGTTTCATTAATGCACAGCAGGAAAGATTCTGGGTCAAATTCCATTTTAAAACCCAGCAGGGGATTGAAAATCTGAGTAATGAGGAAGCAAAAAAACTGATTGGTGAAGACCGGGAGAGTCACCAGAAAGATCTTTTTGACAGTATAGAAAATGGAGATTTCCCCTCGTGGAAAATGTATATCCAGGTGATGCCTGAGGCTGAAGCAGAAAGTTATGCAATTAACCCGTTTGATCTGACCAAAGTCTGGCCGCATGCGGATTATCCGATGATCCCGGTGGGTGAATTTATATTAAACCGTAATCCGCAAAATTATTTTGCTGACGTAGAACAGGCGGCGTTTAATCCTGCAAATGTTGTTCCGGGGATTAGTTTCTCTCCTGATAAAATGTTGCAGGGACGCCTGTTTGCGTATGGGGATACCCAGCGTTACCGCTTAGGGGTAAACCATTACCAGATTCCTGTGAATTCCCCGAAATGCCCTTATATGGCTTATCACAGGGACGGAGCAATGCGTGTAGATGGCAATTATGGTGCTGCCAAAGGTTATGAACCCAATAGTTTTAAGGAATGGCAGGAGCAGGGAGAGTTTAAAGATCCGCCACTGGCAATTCATGGCTATGCAACAAACTGGGATCATCGTGAGGATGCTGATTATTATTCGCAGCCA
This portion of the Pedobacter lusitanus genome encodes:
- a CDS encoding catalase, which gives rise to MDEQKKKLTTLGGSPVADNQNIQTAGRFGPALLQDIWFLEKMAHFDREVIPERRMHAKGSGAFGVFRTTHDITRYTRADIFSKPGKETPMFVRFSTVAGERGAADAERDIRGFAMKFYTEQGNWDLVGNNTPVFFLRDPLKFPDLNHAVKRDPRTNMRSADNNWDFWTLLPESLHQVTITMSERGIPKSYRHMDGFGSHTFSFINAQQERFWVKFHFKTQQGIENLSNEEAKKLIGEDRESHQKDLFDSIENGDFPSWKMYIQVMPEAEAESYAINPFDLTKVWPHADYPMIPVGEFILNRNPQNYFADVEQAAFNPANVVPGISFSPDKMLQGRLFAYGDTQRYRLGVNHYQIPVNSPKCPYMAYHRDGAMRVDGNYGAAKGYEPNSFKEWQEQGEFKDPPLAIHGYATNWDHREDADYYSQPGNLFRLMTPQQQQILFNNTADAVGGAQKFIQLRHIQNCLKADSAYGTGVAKALGIKPEEYINI